One segment of Anopheles stephensi strain Indian chromosome 3, UCI_ANSTEP_V1.0, whole genome shotgun sequence DNA contains the following:
- the LOC118512307 gene encoding adenylate kinase 8 isoform X3, translating to MKSDHQRVCRIRCLAGYFSFNTGWRHSVRANKMDILIDKFLNETGDSYRLQYYPTELMLYFEKHHIFEIIFDLMVMVQKERPLNVEEYMAEHIVTISKKYYQINTYVNLPDNVVSVTDLVAHHERKWDSFGKALSFGARDNVHTSELIATIVQHRLLQPDCLERGWILVDYPNIADDVKNFFQMLITPNKALWIDTDNDVCRRRKLYRKKCDQIKADCWRRMMFETELQLYNVNHQPLIDAFNEQQSCAQIHFDGNRSYSYILKSIANKLMI from the exons TTATTTTTCGTTTAACACAGGCTGGCGGCATTCGGTTCGGGCGAACAAAATGGACATTTTAATTGATAAATTTCTCAACGAAACTGGTGATTCCTACCGACTGCAGTACTATCCGACGGAATTAATGCTTTACTTTGAAAAACATCATATTTTTGAAATCATTTTT GATTTGATGGTTATGGTACAAAAAGAACGACCACTCAATGTTGAAGAGTACATGGCCGAGCATATTGTCACCATCTCGAAGAAATATTACCAAATCAACACGTACGTCAACCTTCCGGATAATGTTG TGTCTGTAACAGACTTAGTTGCGCATCACGAGCGGAAATGGGACAGCTTCGGAAAAGCTCTCAGTTTTGGGGCCCGCGATAATGTTCACACGTCGGAGTTGATAGCAACCATCGTGCAACATCGACTTCTACAACCAGATTGTCTTGAAAGGGGTTGGATATTAGTGGACTATCCAAACATCGCGGATGATGTGAAAAATTTCTTCCAGATGTTAATCACACCAAATAA AGCATTGTGGATAGACACCGATAATGATGTATGTCGTCGCAGGAAATTGTACCGTAAAAAATGTGACCAGATCAAGGCAGACTGTTGGCGGCGTATGATGTTCGAAACCGAG CTACAATTGTACAACGTCAATCACCAACCACTAATTGATGCATTCAACGAACAACAGTCCTGTGCCCAGattcattttgatggaaatcgATCTTATTCCTACATTCTGAAGTCTATTGCAAATAAGCTGATGATTTAa
- the LOC118512307 gene encoding adenylate kinase isoform X4: protein MKTNTFFQTLNDRLKRLNLYDKNIIVLGDRSAMREAKKHFHFQQILHASSNKSLPKLHTHIVERTKLLQIDPHHSVIKHPQRIVLLGPPGCGKHRVAKWLAALLNTCLVSVTDLVAHHERKWDSFGKALSFGARDNVHTSELIATIVQHRLLQPDCLERGWILVDYPNIADDVKNFFQMLITPNKALWIDTDNDVCRRRKLYRKKCDQIKADCWRRMMFETELQLYNVNHQPLIDAFNEQQSCAQIHFDGNRSYSYILKSIANKLMI from the exons ATGAAAACCAATACGTTTTTTCAAACCCTCAACGATCGACTAAAACGTCTAAATCTTTACGATAAAAATATTATCGTGTTGGGTGACAGGAGTGCTATGAGGGAAGCCaagaaacattttcatttccagcAAATATTGCATGCCTCAAGCAACAAATCCCTTCCgaagctacacacacacattgttgAACGCACCAAACTCCTCCAAATCGATCCTCATCATTCCGTTATTAAGCACCCCCAACGGATTGTGCTGCTCGGTCCTCCGGGTTGTGGCAAACATCGAGTAGCGAAGTGGCTGGCTGCGTTATTGAACACTTGTTTGG TGTCTGTAACAGACTTAGTTGCGCATCACGAGCGGAAATGGGACAGCTTCGGAAAAGCTCTCAGTTTTGGGGCCCGCGATAATGTTCACACGTCGGAGTTGATAGCAACCATCGTGCAACATCGACTTCTACAACCAGATTGTCTTGAAAGGGGTTGGATATTAGTGGACTATCCAAACATCGCGGATGATGTGAAAAATTTCTTCCAGATGTTAATCACACCAAATAA AGCATTGTGGATAGACACCGATAATGATGTATGTCGTCGCAGGAAATTGTACCGTAAAAAATGTGACCAGATCAAGGCAGACTGTTGGCGGCGTATGATGTTCGAAACCGAG CTACAATTGTACAACGTCAATCACCAACCACTAATTGATGCATTCAACGAACAACAGTCCTGTGCCCAGattcattttgatggaaatcgATCTTATTCCTACATTCTGAAGTCTATTGCAAATAAGCTGATGATTTAa
- the LOC118512307 gene encoding uncharacterized protein LOC118512307 isoform X1, whose amino-acid sequence MKSDHQRVCRIRCLAGYFSFNTGWRHSVRANKMDILIDKFLNETGDSYRLQYYPTELMLYFEKHHIFEIIFDLMVMVQKERPLNVEEYMAEHIVTISKKYYQINTYVNLPDNVDAERFLHTFQRSDRYYPIIRLEESMKTNTFFQTLNDRLKRLNLYDKNIIVLGDRSAMREAKKHFHFQQILHASSNKSLPKLHTHIVERTKLLQIDPHHSVIKHPQRIVLLGPPGCGKHRVAKWLAALLNTCLVSVTDLVAHHERKWDSFGKALSFGARDNVHTSELIATIVQHRLLQPDCLERGWILVDYPNIADDVKNFFQMLITPNKALWIDTDNDVCRRRKLYRKKCDQIKADCWRRMMFETELQLYNVNHQPLIDAFNEQQSCAQIHFDGNRSYSYILKSIANKLMI is encoded by the exons TTATTTTTCGTTTAACACAGGCTGGCGGCATTCGGTTCGGGCGAACAAAATGGACATTTTAATTGATAAATTTCTCAACGAAACTGGTGATTCCTACCGACTGCAGTACTATCCGACGGAATTAATGCTTTACTTTGAAAAACATCATATTTTTGAAATCATTTTT GATTTGATGGTTATGGTACAAAAAGAACGACCACTCAATGTTGAAGAGTACATGGCCGAGCATATTGTCACCATCTCGAAGAAATATTACCAAATCAACACGTACGTCAACCTTCCGGATAATGTTG ATGCCGAAAGATTCCTTCATACGTTCCAACGTAGCGATCGATATTATCCCATAATCAGATTAGAAGAGTCCATGAAAACCAATACGTTTTTTCAAACCCTCAACGATCGACTAAAACGTCTAAATCTTTACGATAAAAATATTATCGTGTTGGGTGACAGGAGTGCTATGAGGGAAGCCaagaaacattttcatttccagcAAATATTGCATGCCTCAAGCAACAAATCCCTTCCgaagctacacacacacattgttgAACGCACCAAACTCCTCCAAATCGATCCTCATCATTCCGTTATTAAGCACCCCCAACGGATTGTGCTGCTCGGTCCTCCGGGTTGTGGCAAACATCGAGTAGCGAAGTGGCTGGCTGCGTTATTGAACACTTGTTTGG TGTCTGTAACAGACTTAGTTGCGCATCACGAGCGGAAATGGGACAGCTTCGGAAAAGCTCTCAGTTTTGGGGCCCGCGATAATGTTCACACGTCGGAGTTGATAGCAACCATCGTGCAACATCGACTTCTACAACCAGATTGTCTTGAAAGGGGTTGGATATTAGTGGACTATCCAAACATCGCGGATGATGTGAAAAATTTCTTCCAGATGTTAATCACACCAAATAA AGCATTGTGGATAGACACCGATAATGATGTATGTCGTCGCAGGAAATTGTACCGTAAAAAATGTGACCAGATCAAGGCAGACTGTTGGCGGCGTATGATGTTCGAAACCGAG CTACAATTGTACAACGTCAATCACCAACCACTAATTGATGCATTCAACGAACAACAGTCCTGTGCCCAGattcattttgatggaaatcgATCTTATTCCTACATTCTGAAGTCTATTGCAAATAAGCTGATGATTTAa
- the LOC118512307 gene encoding uncharacterized protein LOC118512307 isoform X2 — protein MDILIDKFLNETGDSYRLQYYPTELMLYFEKHHIFEIIFDLMVMVQKERPLNVEEYMAEHIVTISKKYYQINTYVNLPDNVDAERFLHTFQRSDRYYPIIRLEESMKTNTFFQTLNDRLKRLNLYDKNIIVLGDRSAMREAKKHFHFQQILHASSNKSLPKLHTHIVERTKLLQIDPHHSVIKHPQRIVLLGPPGCGKHRVAKWLAALLNTCLVSVTDLVAHHERKWDSFGKALSFGARDNVHTSELIATIVQHRLLQPDCLERGWILVDYPNIADDVKNFFQMLITPNKALWIDTDNDVCRRRKLYRKKCDQIKADCWRRMMFETELQLYNVNHQPLIDAFNEQQSCAQIHFDGNRSYSYILKSIANKLMI, from the exons ATGGACATTTTAATTGATAAATTTCTCAACGAAACTGGTGATTCCTACCGACTGCAGTACTATCCGACGGAATTAATGCTTTACTTTGAAAAACATCATATTTTTGAAATCATTTTT GATTTGATGGTTATGGTACAAAAAGAACGACCACTCAATGTTGAAGAGTACATGGCCGAGCATATTGTCACCATCTCGAAGAAATATTACCAAATCAACACGTACGTCAACCTTCCGGATAATGTTG ATGCCGAAAGATTCCTTCATACGTTCCAACGTAGCGATCGATATTATCCCATAATCAGATTAGAAGAGTCCATGAAAACCAATACGTTTTTTCAAACCCTCAACGATCGACTAAAACGTCTAAATCTTTACGATAAAAATATTATCGTGTTGGGTGACAGGAGTGCTATGAGGGAAGCCaagaaacattttcatttccagcAAATATTGCATGCCTCAAGCAACAAATCCCTTCCgaagctacacacacacattgttgAACGCACCAAACTCCTCCAAATCGATCCTCATCATTCCGTTATTAAGCACCCCCAACGGATTGTGCTGCTCGGTCCTCCGGGTTGTGGCAAACATCGAGTAGCGAAGTGGCTGGCTGCGTTATTGAACACTTGTTTGG TGTCTGTAACAGACTTAGTTGCGCATCACGAGCGGAAATGGGACAGCTTCGGAAAAGCTCTCAGTTTTGGGGCCCGCGATAATGTTCACACGTCGGAGTTGATAGCAACCATCGTGCAACATCGACTTCTACAACCAGATTGTCTTGAAAGGGGTTGGATATTAGTGGACTATCCAAACATCGCGGATGATGTGAAAAATTTCTTCCAGATGTTAATCACACCAAATAA AGCATTGTGGATAGACACCGATAATGATGTATGTCGTCGCAGGAAATTGTACCGTAAAAAATGTGACCAGATCAAGGCAGACTGTTGGCGGCGTATGATGTTCGAAACCGAG CTACAATTGTACAACGTCAATCACCAACCACTAATTGATGCATTCAACGAACAACAGTCCTGTGCCCAGattcattttgatggaaatcgATCTTATTCCTACATTCTGAAGTCTATTGCAAATAAGCTGATGATTTAa